The Pseudoliparis swirei isolate HS2019 ecotype Mariana Trench chromosome 1, NWPU_hadal_v1, whole genome shotgun sequence genome has a window encoding:
- the LOC130198341 gene encoding protein FAM131B-like, with the protein MGCIGSRTIAVDTVPVHKDGDQYDRTESSLEGVNSSMEDTTSILPRLKRKPPQAYGIGALAKSSLTGVSGVSRSMKDKVTKPTAMAQGRVAHMIEWQSWGKPTAGPTGSAGQNNLLREKERRLENDTAWTKPLCWDLIFLSLELGLSLSLPLSLSLPRGCSRSPSPGIMQQFAISEATLFGWTSMDGESSMGGGGSNQGSVAHLSEVNQESIASRDQVLHHSSADVWPHTYVSQGLYCLSASDAWEPISSQPSGMASPAAGSSIMSSGGSGAAGTPGEGFEGTVGGYLQQQHHAHLALQQQSQLHQLQHLHQYQQLLQYQQLQPADPKPHSASHSLQATPNSTIHSLGPPTHPRLADLWGAAQVEPHHVEVVGQPADAVDSVGEEAGLKSDSVPEWHDDEEEEPTKVDEVTLTLTSETCSLTPPPPREEAPSSSGPPAPRKPFEVTPCVVQSLEE; encoded by the exons cagTGGACACTGTGCCGGTACATAAAGATGGGGATCAG tatGACCGTACCGAGTCTTCCTTGGAAGGAGTCAAT tCGTCCATGGAGGACACCACCTCCATCCTGCCCCGCCTCAAGAGGAAGCCCCCCCAGGCCTACGGGATCGGAGCCCTGGCTAAGTCCTCTCTGACaggtgtgtcag gcgTGTCTCGCTCCATGAAGGACAAGGTGACCAAGCCCACCGCCATGGCCCAGGGCCGCGTGGCCCATATGATCGAGTGGCAGAGCTGGGGCAAACCAACCGCGGGGCCGACGGGGAGCGCGGGTCAAAACAACCTGCTGAGGGAGAAGGAGCGCCGGCTGGAGAACGACACAG CTTGGACTAAACCACTTTGCTGGGATTTGATCTTTTTGAGTCTCGAgttgggtctctctctctctctccctctctctctctctctcccccgcgGTTGTTCTCGCTCGCCCTCGCCAGGCATCATGCAGCAGTTCGCCATCTCCGAGGCGACTCTGTTCGGCTGGACCTCGATGGACGGGGAGAGCTCCATGGGGGGGGGCGGCTCCAACCAGGGCAGCGTGGCCCACCTGAGTGAGGTCAACCAGGAGAGCATCGCCAGCAGAg ACCAGGTGCTCCACCACTCCTCGGCGGACGTCTGGCCTCACACCTACGTCTCCCAGGGCCTCTACTGCCTGTCGGCCTCCGACGCCTGGGAGCCAATCAGCAGCCAGCCCTCGGGCATGGCGTCCCCCGCCGCCGgctcctccatcatgtccagCG GTGGCAGCGGAGCGGCGGGGACGCCCGGCGAGGGCTTCGAGGGCACGGTGGGCGGatacctgcagcagcagcaccacgcCCACCTggccctgcagcagcagagccagctccatcagctgcagcacctccaccagtaccagcagctgctgcagtacCAGCAGCTACAG CCGGCGGACCCCAAGCCACACAGCGCCTCCCATTCCCTCCAGGCCACGCCCAACAGCACCATCCACAGCCTCGgaccccccacccaccctcgGCTGGCCGACCTGTGGGGAGCCGCGCAGGTGGAGCCGCACCAC GTGGAGGTCGTCGGGCAGCCGGCTGACGCGGTGGATTCGGTCGGAGAGGAGGCGGGACTCAAGTCCGACAGCGTCCCCGAGTGGcacgacgacgaggaggaggagcctacgAAG GTGGACGAggtgaccttgactttgacctcgGAGACGTGCTCTTTGACCCCGCCCCCACCGAGGGAGGAGGCGCCCTCGAGCTCGGGACCGCCGGCGCCGAGGAAACCCTTCGAGGTCACGCCCTGCGTCGTCCAATCGCTGGAGGAGTAG